One genomic region from Melioribacteraceae bacterium encodes:
- a CDS encoding (2Fe-2S)-binding protein: MKIEFILNSNHITADVEPNIRLIDLLRDKFIMTGTKEGCSIGECGACTVIMNGKAVNSCLVLAGQCDGAEIITIEGIEKDGKLHPLQENFMKYGAVQCGFCTPGMIMSAYALLLENPEPTEEEIKEAISGNLCRCTGYKQIIEAVEKSVKEW, from the coding sequence ATGAAAATAGAATTCATATTAAATAGTAATCATATTACCGCGGATGTTGAACCGAACATTCGTCTGATTGATTTGTTGCGCGATAAATTTATTATGACAGGGACTAAAGAGGGATGCTCGATCGGTGAGTGCGGTGCCTGTACGGTCATAATGAATGGTAAAGCCGTTAATTCGTGTCTGGTACTTGCCGGTCAGTGTGACGGTGCCGAGATTATAACGATAGAGGGAATTGAAAAGGATGGAAAGCTTCACCCGCTGCAGGAGAATTTTATGAAATACGGCGCTGTTCAGTGCGGATTCTGTACACCGGGAATGATTATGTCCGCATACGCATTGCTGCTGGAAAATCCCGAACCGACCGAAGAGGAAATTAAAGAGGCGATTTCCGGGAATCTTTGCCGATGCACCGGTTATAAGCAGATCATAGAAGCCGTTGAAAAATCTGTTAAAGAATGGTAA
- the ygfK gene encoding putative selenate reductase subunit YgfK → MPGIMKPISFFNILNQIFNESKNHSSLFGIDKNGFFQSKATKAFNFLGTPLENPVGPAAGPHTQMTQNIIAGYLTGGRFFELKTVQKNDTIDIGRPCIDVEDEGYNVEWSQELTLEESYDEYLKAWILNHFIKDYFELSSGKERGFIFNMSVGYDLAGIKSVRMNDFIDRMMNADKSPSFLKYKNILKEFITKYLNNRSDPIDSVDRISPVISDSVTLSTMHGCPPDEIESIVKYLIKEKRLHTYVKLNPTLLGYDYVKSTLGNLGFKNVFPEKGSFDNDLQWNDAVLMLRRLKSFAEENGKEFGIKLSNTLPVRNKKKRMPGDEMYLSGRPLFPLTINLASKIAEEFAGEINISYSGGASINNIKEIIETGIKPVTFATELLKPGGYNRLFQISESLTEIPFETHKLIDLPKLKALAGKSLNDKYYRNETRNAESIKVPDKLNTFDCFIAPCQVACPIHQDVPEYIRLAGEGKYEEALQVITDKNPLPHITGYVCDHQCMYHCTRIDYEETVKIRDIKKEAALNGYTGFIKNISVEEKSDVKIKAAVIGAGPSGLSAAYFLAKSGLDVTVFEKNMNAGGIVQNVLPQFRLPQSAIDNDIKFIEKFGVRFIFGVDQSFSVNRLKQEGYKYIYIAIGAEKSNNLNISSDKEIINAIDFLWDFHHNIKINPGKNVAVIGGGNSAMDSARAALRLDGVENVYLIYRRTKEYMPADREEFDAALSDGVIFKELLLPYDFTDGKLMCNKMRLSEPEPDGRLSVIPIDGEFEELDIDTVISAIGESVDTGLLESNRILVTKNKADVNPATNETNIENVFIGGDALNGPATIVRAIADGRKAADAIVKKENILYPSIDIKKYPRINNDTLSLLKGKIEWSNNDLVLEASRCLSCNSICNKCVDVCPNRANVVIKTNHPAFRDANQILHIDSLCNECGNCETFCPHEGAPYKDKFTLFASGDDFNESRNDGFYIIKAGNEYRAVMRAEGRIFEINDIHRDNEIPQRYLMLMKSVIEDYPFLV, encoded by the coding sequence ATGCCGGGAATAATGAAGCCGATTTCATTTTTTAATATTCTTAATCAGATCTTTAATGAGAGTAAAAATCATTCGAGTTTATTCGGTATAGACAAGAATGGCTTTTTTCAAAGTAAAGCAACTAAAGCATTCAATTTTCTGGGGACTCCCCTTGAGAATCCAGTCGGACCTGCTGCCGGTCCTCATACACAGATGACCCAGAATATTATTGCGGGGTATTTAACAGGAGGCCGTTTTTTCGAATTAAAGACAGTACAAAAAAACGATACCATTGATATTGGCCGCCCCTGTATTGATGTAGAGGATGAAGGATATAATGTTGAGTGGTCGCAGGAATTGACATTAGAAGAATCATATGATGAATATTTAAAAGCCTGGATTCTGAATCATTTTATTAAAGATTATTTTGAGCTTTCATCCGGCAAGGAACGCGGATTTATTTTCAATATGAGTGTAGGATATGATCTCGCTGGAATCAAAAGCGTCAGGATGAATGATTTTATTGACCGGATGATGAATGCCGATAAATCTCCATCCTTTTTGAAATATAAAAATATTCTCAAAGAGTTTATCACGAAATATTTGAATAACCGCAGTGACCCGATCGATTCTGTTGACCGGATATCGCCTGTAATTTCGGATTCGGTTACACTTTCTACAATGCACGGTTGCCCGCCTGATGAAATTGAATCGATTGTTAAATACCTGATAAAAGAAAAGAGATTACATACTTATGTTAAGCTAAACCCGACTCTTCTCGGTTATGATTATGTTAAAAGTACATTAGGGAATCTCGGCTTCAAAAATGTATTTCCTGAAAAGGGATCATTCGACAACGACCTTCAGTGGAATGACGCCGTTTTAATGCTTCGGCGTTTGAAATCATTCGCAGAAGAGAACGGAAAGGAATTCGGAATAAAACTTTCAAATACTCTGCCGGTGAGAAACAAAAAGAAGCGGATGCCCGGCGATGAAATGTATTTATCCGGACGGCCGTTATTCCCGCTTACAATAAACCTTGCTTCAAAAATTGCGGAGGAGTTTGCTGGCGAAATAAACATTTCGTATTCAGGCGGGGCTTCAATCAACAATATTAAAGAGATAATTGAGACAGGTATTAAGCCCGTTACATTTGCTACCGAGCTATTGAAACCGGGAGGATATAACCGACTTTTTCAGATTTCCGAATCCTTAACAGAGATTCCATTTGAGACTCATAAATTAATTGATCTGCCTAAGCTGAAAGCGCTTGCCGGTAAATCGCTTAACGACAAATATTACCGCAATGAAACACGGAATGCAGAATCGATTAAAGTACCAGATAAGCTGAATACATTCGATTGTTTCATTGCTCCTTGCCAGGTTGCCTGCCCTATTCATCAGGATGTTCCAGAATATATACGTTTAGCGGGTGAAGGAAAATATGAAGAAGCCTTACAGGTTATAACTGATAAGAATCCTCTTCCGCATATAACAGGTTATGTCTGCGATCATCAGTGTATGTATCACTGCACTCGCATCGATTATGAGGAAACCGTTAAGATACGCGACATTAAAAAGGAAGCCGCATTAAATGGTTATACCGGTTTCATAAAAAATATTTCAGTTGAAGAAAAATCCGATGTTAAAATTAAAGCAGCCGTGATAGGTGCCGGGCCTTCCGGTTTATCTGCTGCGTATTTTCTGGCAAAGTCGGGTTTGGATGTAACAGTCTTCGAGAAAAATATGAACGCCGGCGGAATAGTACAGAATGTCCTTCCGCAATTCCGCCTTCCGCAATCCGCCATCGACAACGACATTAAATTCATCGAGAAGTTCGGGGTTAGATTTATTTTCGGTGTTGACCAGTCATTCTCGGTAAACAGGTTAAAGCAGGAGGGTTATAAGTATATTTATATTGCAATCGGTGCAGAGAAATCAAACAATCTGAATATTTCTTCAGATAAAGAAATTATAAATGCGATCGATTTTCTATGGGATTTTCACCACAACATCAAAATTAATCCAGGTAAAAATGTAGCTGTTATTGGCGGTGGTAATTCCGCAATGGACAGTGCCCGCGCTGCTTTACGATTAGATGGTGTTGAGAATGTCTATCTCATATACAGACGTACAAAAGAGTATATGCCGGCAGACCGCGAGGAATTTGACGCGGCTCTCTCCGACGGAGTAATCTTCAAAGAACTTTTACTGCCATATGATTTTACAGACGGAAAGTTAATGTGCAATAAAATGAGACTGTCCGAACCCGAACCGGACGGACGCCTAAGCGTTATTCCAATTGACGGTGAATTTGAAGAGCTGGATATCGACACGGTGATTTCCGCTATTGGCGAAAGCGTTGACACCGGTCTTCTTGAATCCAATAGAATTTTAGTTACAAAGAATAAAGCTGACGTCAATCCAGCAACAAATGAGACTAATATTGAAAATGTATTTATAGGCGGAGATGCGCTGAACGGCCCCGCAACAATTGTGAGAGCAATAGCCGACGGAAGAAAAGCCGCCGATGCAATCGTGAAAAAAGAGAATATACTTTATCCTTCGATTGATATTAAAAAATACCCCAGGATAAATAACGACACGCTTAGCCTGCTTAAAGGAAAAATCGAGTGGAGTAATAACGATCTGGTGCTTGAGGCCTCCCGTTGTTTAAGCTGCAATTCGATCTGTAATAAATGTGTTGATGTATGTCCGAACCGGGCGAACGTTGTAATTAAAACAAATCACCCGGCCTTCAGGGATGCAAATCAGATTCTTCACATCGATTCACTCTGCAATGAGTGCGGTAATTGTGAAACCTTCTGCCCGCACGAAGGTGCTCCGTACAAAGATAAGTTCACTCTGTTTGCGTCCGGAGACGATTTCAATGAGAGCCGGAATGATGGGTTTTATATCATTAAGGCTGGTAATGAATATAGGGCTGTTATGCGGGCAGAAGGGCGTATATTTGAAATTAATGATATACACCGGGATAACGAGATTCCACAAAGATATTTGATGTTGATGAAAAGTGTAATAGAGGATTATCCGTTCTTAGTGTAA